Proteins from a genomic interval of Corvus moneduloides isolate bCorMon1 chromosome 6, bCorMon1.pri, whole genome shotgun sequence:
- the LSP1 gene encoding lymphocyte-specific protein 1 isoform X2 — translation MTSAILRRNSSKQGLQNLIRLTAQWSVEDEEEAARERRRREREKQLRSQAEEGLNGTVSCSESAALAQENHYDFKPSGTSELEEDEGFSDWSQKLEQRKQRSPRQSYGEEDSGVREAEVKLEQIQLDQESPEENMVIREEERLCQKEEEAQEQEEGEQAEQEEKKRRRNDGEKEEETPEKRQKAPSVASLEEEELCSDHTAVCSTKITDRTESLNRSIQKSNSIKKSQPPLPVSKIDDRLEQYTQAIETSTKAPKPVRQPSLDLPTTSMMVASTKSLWETGEVTAQSVMKPSPCKDIVAGDIVSKRSLWEQKGSPKPESSIKSTPSGKKYKFVATGHGQYKKVLIDDAAEQ, via the exons ATGACCAGCGCGATCCTGAGGAGGAACTCCAGCAAGCAGGGCCTGCAGAACCTCATCAG GCTGACAGCGCAGTGGAGCGtggaagatgaggaggaggcggcgagagagcggcggcggcgggagcgggagaAGCAGCTGCGGTCCCAGGCAGAAGAGGGCTTGAACGGCACCGTCTCCTGCTCGGAGAGCGCGGCTCTGGCACAGGAGAACCA CTATGACTTCAAGCCATCTGGGACTTCGGAGCTGGAGGAAGATGAGGGGTTCAGTGACTGGTCCCAGAAGCTCGAGCAGCGCAAGCAGAG GTCTCCAAGACAGTCATACGGAGAAGAGGACAGTGGTGTGAGGGAAGCTGAAGTCAAACTGGAGCAGATCCAGCTGGATCAAGAAAGCCCGGAGGAGAACATGGTTatcagagaggaggagaggctgtgccagaaggaagaagaggcccaagagcaggaggagggggaacaAGCTGAGCAAGAG gaaaagaagagaaggagaaatgatggggagaaagaagaagaaacaccAGAGAAACGCCAGAAGGCCCCAAGTGTTGCCAgcctggaagaggaggagctgtgctctgACCACACTGCAGTGTGCTCCACAAAG ATCACAGACAGAACCGAGTCGCTGAACCGCTCAATACAGAAAAG TAACAGCATAAAGAAGAGTCAGCCTCCTCTCCCTGTGTCGAAGATTGATGACAGGCTGGAGCAGTACACACAGGCTATTGAG ACCTCCACAAAGGCTCCAAAACCTGTCCGGCAGCCCTCTCTTGACCTTCCCACCACGAGCATGATGGTGGCCAGCACAAAAAGCCTCTGGGAGACTGGGGAGGTCACAGCTCAATCTGTCATGAAGCCCTCGCCCTGTAAG GATATCGTGGCCGGAGACATTGTGAGTAAAAGAAGCCTTTGGGAACAGAAGGGCAGTCCCAAGCCTGAGAGCAGTATCAAG TCCACTCCTTCTGGCAAAAAGTATAAGTTTGTTGCAACAGGCCATGGCCAGTACAAGAAGGTGTTGATAGACGATGCTGCAGAGCAATAG
- the LSP1 gene encoding lymphocyte-specific protein 1 isoform X1, translated as MSDSEGCQEGAEGVSQVGDESPGENERLTAQWSVEDEEEAARERRRREREKQLRSQAEEGLNGTVSCSESAALAQENHYDFKPSGTSELEEDEGFSDWSQKLEQRKQRSPRQSYGEEDSGVREAEVKLEQIQLDQESPEENMVIREEERLCQKEEEAQEQEEGEQAEQEEKKRRRNDGEKEEETPEKRQKAPSVASLEEEELCSDHTAVCSTKITDRTESLNRSIQKSNSIKKSQPPLPVSKIDDRLEQYTQAIETSTKAPKPVRQPSLDLPTTSMMVASTKSLWETGEVTAQSVMKPSPCKDIVAGDIVSKRSLWEQKGSPKPESSIKSTPSGKKYKFVATGHGQYKKVLIDDAAEQ; from the exons GCTGACAGCGCAGTGGAGCGtggaagatgaggaggaggcggcgagagagcggcggcggcgggagcgggagaAGCAGCTGCGGTCCCAGGCAGAAGAGGGCTTGAACGGCACCGTCTCCTGCTCGGAGAGCGCGGCTCTGGCACAGGAGAACCA CTATGACTTCAAGCCATCTGGGACTTCGGAGCTGGAGGAAGATGAGGGGTTCAGTGACTGGTCCCAGAAGCTCGAGCAGCGCAAGCAGAG GTCTCCAAGACAGTCATACGGAGAAGAGGACAGTGGTGTGAGGGAAGCTGAAGTCAAACTGGAGCAGATCCAGCTGGATCAAGAAAGCCCGGAGGAGAACATGGTTatcagagaggaggagaggctgtgccagaaggaagaagaggcccaagagcaggaggagggggaacaAGCTGAGCAAGAG gaaaagaagagaaggagaaatgatggggagaaagaagaagaaacaccAGAGAAACGCCAGAAGGCCCCAAGTGTTGCCAgcctggaagaggaggagctgtgctctgACCACACTGCAGTGTGCTCCACAAAG ATCACAGACAGAACCGAGTCGCTGAACCGCTCAATACAGAAAAG TAACAGCATAAAGAAGAGTCAGCCTCCTCTCCCTGTGTCGAAGATTGATGACAGGCTGGAGCAGTACACACAGGCTATTGAG ACCTCCACAAAGGCTCCAAAACCTGTCCGGCAGCCCTCTCTTGACCTTCCCACCACGAGCATGATGGTGGCCAGCACAAAAAGCCTCTGGGAGACTGGGGAGGTCACAGCTCAATCTGTCATGAAGCCCTCGCCCTGTAAG GATATCGTGGCCGGAGACATTGTGAGTAAAAGAAGCCTTTGGGAACAGAAGGGCAGTCCCAAGCCTGAGAGCAGTATCAAG TCCACTCCTTCTGGCAAAAAGTATAAGTTTGTTGCAACAGGCCATGGCCAGTACAAGAAGGTGTTGATAGACGATGCTGCAGAGCAATAG
- the LOC116445119 gene encoding uncharacterized protein LOC116445119 codes for METNYTSEMTMLITVSSSTQPVPIHHPLSPPPTLPKPRKDNVRLQRLLKKAARKNAILTSEQGKAFRSSLSPVNEASPDQERAESAAPAEAPETTAPPSDPLPTPLSIRPVNHRAPSPFRKGKPFALKVTEQRRIAEHVKLTTSSAMPLLQKPGPPETPQQPEGMGSHLPSPSNPSVSVFPQPSSSTPSKEGAPDVTYATKVNTYFHSVKPPRAKIPTPNPTQGTVSHEDKRPTSPAPQTRSSEPSPEQTPTSLKDSKNTPPLLEPSLLPAAEAEPPDQALKPVPTEKPSTSDAHTNKPTTHGSDAEIAGSETAPELPKKDKDMLKPSTSSTPWRQAHPATPAQADGTGSTSPDTKAEHGTEPQLTPSLPSTSCPPKAEPAPSSGEAARPPGTGASGWHRLRKHLMVQPEATNFPESKPEKLEQEEGNKEDTAKAVIKQDCMLVKSKAMRMWDAILYQVTLTKQRKQQAEEKKAQKEERVFLPRRLPILLHKPRFDARKLKELAAKPMTKISTVFEVSRFRPSVAKEHTKSFNRTASGWSVN; via the coding sequence GAAATGACAATGCTGATAACAGTATCATCCTCCACCCAGCCTGTTCCCATCCACCACcccctttctccccctcccacccTACCAAAGCCCAGGAAGGACAACGTGCGGCTGCAGCGGCTGCTGAAGAAGGCAGCCAGGAAGAACGCCATCCTCACCTCAGAGCAGGGCAAGGCCTTCCGCTCCAGCCTTTCGCCTGTGAACGAAGCCAGCCCCGACCAAGAGCGTGCTGAGAGCGCTGCCCCAGCAGAGGCCCCTGAAACCACAGCACCCCCCTCTGACCCCCTGCCAACCCCCCTCTCCATCAGGCCCGTCAACCACCGCGCCCCCTCCCCCTTCCGAAAGGGGAAGCCTTTCGCACTGAAGGTCACCGAGCAGCGGCGCATCGCTGAACATGTCAAGCTCACAACCTCCTCGGCCATGCCCCTGCTACAGAAGCCAGGACCTCCTGAGACTCCACAGCAGCCTGAAGGCATGGGGTCCCACCTTCCCTCTCCATCCAACCCTTCAGTATCTGTTTTCCCCCAGCCTTCTTCCAGTACACCCAGTAAAGAAGGGGCACCAGATGTTACCTATGCCACCAAGGTGAACACTTACTTCCACAGTGTCAAGCCACCCAGGGCTAAGATTCCCACACCAAACCCGACCCAAGGAACTGTCAGCCACGAGGACAAAAGGCCTACTTCCCCAGCACCTCAAACAAGGAGCTCTGAACCATCTCCAGAGCAGACACCCACCTCACTTAAAGACAGCAAGAACACTCCCCCCTTGCTGGaaccttccctccttcctgctgcagaggcagagcctCCTGATCAAGCTCTCAAGCCTGTTCCTACTGAGAAGCCCAGCACCTCTGATGCCCACACCAATAAGCCTACAACCCATGGAAGCGATGCCGAAATAGCTGGATCAGAGACAGCTCCTGAATTACCCAAGAAAGACAAAGACATGCTAAAACCATCAACATCCAGCACTCCCTGGAGGCAAGCACACCCAGCAACTCCAGCACAAGCTGATGGGACCGGGTCCACCTCCCCAGACACCAAGGCAGAACATGGCACCGAACCCCAGCTGACCCCCAGCTTACCCAGCACCAGCTGTCCTCCCAAGGCTGAGCCAGCACCATCAtcaggagaagcagcaagaCCTCCTGGAACCGGTGCCAGTGGCTGGCATCGCCTCAGGAAGCACTTGATGGTGCAACCAGAAGCAACCAACTTCCCAGAGTCCAAGCCAGAAAAGCTGGAACAGGAGGAAGGGAATAAAGAGGACACTGCTAAAGCAGTCATCAAGCAAGACTGCATGCTGGTTAAATCAAAAGCCATGAGAATGTGGGATGCCATTTTATACCAGGTGACACTCACTaagcagaggaagcagcaagcagaagagaagaaggcacagaaggaagaaagagtCTTTCTTCCCCGCCGCTTACCCATCCTTCTACACAAGCCACGTTTTGATGCCCGGAAACTGAAGGAGCTGGCTGCCAAACCCATGACAAAGATCAGCACTGTGTTTGAGGTGAGCCGCTTCCGACCCAGCGTGGCCAAGGAGCACACCAAGAGCTTCAACAGAACGGCATCAGGATGGTCAGTCAACTGA